Proteins encoded together in one Lepus europaeus isolate LE1 chromosome 13, mLepTim1.pri, whole genome shotgun sequence window:
- the LOC133772934 gene encoding zinc finger protein 345-like — MIAFEDLAVYFSWEEWQKMNNAQKTLYRDVMLETYSSLFSLGPCITKPDLIFKLEQGAEPWMVDECLNQSLSVGMKRGDLIKINQESQDKNLNQDFMKNNKTSASKRVELKKTLSLNSSHIPTLIIEKGTYSGLKPEECNICHTVYPRSGPDQLPAGEKFDNTKVPGNSLQFCEPLCQHDKIHIMKQPFGPIGQGEVFTRKMFCKSERAHMGENCNKAAVTFGKATQIEKAIHENSSLNMHQQTHTREKFYEYIRYVEPVIHQSYLAINRRPHIRGKLYTCKPCGKSLSSNSPYECNGCGKAFGQKSNLIIHQRIHTGEKPHKCNDCGKAYGHKSDLMKHQKIHTREKTHKCNYCGKAFGQKSYLISHQRIHTGEKPYVCNDCGKAFRQKSTLIMHQRIHTGEKPHEYNDCGKAFTQKSHLINHQQIHTGEKPQECNDCGKAFGHMSALLIHQRIHTGEKLYECLHCGKAFGRKSSLLIHQRIHTGEKPYECNDCGKAFGQKSNLIMHQRIHRGEKPHECNDCGKAFGHKSGLMKHQRIHSGEKPYACNDCGKAFGHKSSLLIHQRIHRGEKPHECNACGKAFGRKSALLIHQRIHTGEKPHECNDCVKAFGQKSNLISHQRIHTGEKPHECNDCGKTFGRKSNLMIHQRIHTGEKPYACNDCGKAFGQKPNLIMHRRIHTGEKPHECNDCGKAFVRKSELMKHQQIHTGEKPHECNDCGKAFGHKSSLLIHQQIHTGEKPHECNDCGKAFGKKSTLIMHQRIHTGEKPYECNSCGKAFGQKSDLMKHQQIHTGEKPHVCNDCGKAFGHKSTLIVHQRIHTGEKPHECNDCGKAFGQKSNLIVHQRIHTGEKPHECNDCGKAFTQKSHLISHQQIHTGKKPHECNDC; from the coding sequence ttggcATGAAAAGGGGTGACCTGATTAAGATCAAccaggaaagtcaggacaaaaatctgaatcaggattttatgaaaaataacaagacatcagcctccaagagagttgaattaaaaaaaacacttagtTTAAATTCAAGCCATATTCCAACACTGATTATTGAAAAGGGAACCTATTCAGGATTGAAGCCTGAGGAATGCAATATATGTCACACTGTGTATCCCCGCAGTGGACCTGATCAACTACcagctggagagaaatttgataaCACTAAGGTACCTGGAAAttctctccagttctgtgagcctcTCTGTCAGCATGACAAGATTCACAtcatgaagcagccatttggacccATTGGACAAGGAGAAGTCTTCACAAGGAAGATGTTCTGTAAATCTGAGAGGGCTCACATGGGAGAAAACTGTAATAAGGCAGCTGTCACTTTTGGAAAAGcaactcaaatagaaaaagctatCCATGAAAATTCTAGCCTCAATATGCATCAACAAACCCACACAAGAGAGAAATTTTATGAATACATTAGGTATGTTGAACCTGTCATTCACCAATCATATCTTGCAATAAATCGGAGACCACATATAAGGGGAAAACTCTACACATGTAAACCTTGTGGAAAATCACTAAGCTCTAattcaccttatgaatgtaatggctgtggaaaagcctttggacaaaagtcaaacctcatcatacaccagagaattcacacaggggagaaacctcacaaatgtaatgactgtggaaaagcttaTGGCCATAAGTCAGACCTTATGAAACATCAGAAGATTCACACAAGGGAGAAAACTCATAAATGTAAttactgtggaaaagcctttggacaaaagtcatatctcatatcacaccagagaattcacacaggcgAAAAACCTTATgtatgtaatgactgtggaaaagccttcagaCAAAAGTCAACCCTCAtcatgcatcagagaattcacacaggggagaagcctcaTGAatataatgactgtggaaaagcctttacacaaaagtcacacctcataaaccatcagcaaattcacacaggagagaaacctcaagaatgtaatgactgtgggaaaGCATTTGGCCATATGTCAGCCCTCctcatacatcagcgaattcacacaggagagaaactttATGAATGCCTtcattgtggaaaagcctttggccgtaAGTCATCCCTCctcatacatcagcgaattcacacaggggagaaaccctatgaatgtaatgactgtgggaaagcctttggacaaaagtcaaacctcataatgcaccagagaattcacagaggagagaaacctcatgaatgtaatgactgtggaaaagcctttggccataagTCAGGCCTTatgaaacatcagagaattcactcaGGTGAGAAACCTTATgcatgtaatgactgtggaaaagcctttggccataagTCATCCCTcctcatacaccagcgaattcacagaggggagaaacctcatgaatgtaatgcctgtgggaaagcctttggcCGTAAGTCAGCCCTCctcatacatcagcgaattcacacaggggagaagcctcatgaatgtaatgactgtgtaaaagcctttggacaaaagtcaaacctcatatcacaccagcgaattcacacaggggagaaacctcatgaatgtaacgACTGTGGGAAAACATTTGGCCGTAAATCAAACCTCATGAtccaccagagaattcacacaggggagaaaccctatgcatgtaatgactgtgggaaagcctttggacaaaagccAAACCTCATAATGCAccggagaattcacacaggagagaaacctcatgaatgtaatgactgtggaaaagcctttgtacGAAAGTCAGAactcatgaaacatcagcaaattcacacaggggagaaacctcatgaatgtaatgactgtggaaaagcctttggccataagTCATCTCTCCTCATACATCAGCAAATTCATACAGGAGAGAagcctcatgaatgtaatgactgtggaaaagcctttggaaaaAAGTCAACCCTCAtcatgcatcagagaattcacacaggcgAGAAACCATATGAATGTAACagctgtggaaaagcctttggacaaaagtcagacctcatgaaacatcagcagattcacacaggggagaaacctcatgtgtgcaatgactgtggaaaagcctttggccataagTCAACCCTCATAgtgcatcaaagaattcacacaggggagaagcctcatgaatgtaatgactgtggaaaagcctttggacaaaagtcaaacctcatagtgcatcaaagaattcacacaggggagaaacctcatgaatgtaatgactgtggaaaagcctttacacaAAAATCACACCTCATAAGccatcagcaaattcacacagggaagaaacctcatgaatgtaatgattgTTGA